The proteins below are encoded in one region of Rhodothermus profundi:
- a CDS encoding LysM peptidoglycan-binding domain-containing protein has translation MKGKQVCWIGLGLVWLAGCTASPKPSAVGEDLTSPATALETGEVAPDPLPELSAKTHAAGAPDSAAVARRLQDQALVTQVLLAVSNAPALRAHLPVVKAQDGVVTLQGSVPSEAHRQQMVQVVRRLSGVTEVIDRLIVEITSSPAGQYHTVQPGETLWDIARRYGLSVTQLRRMNALRTSTIQPGQRLRVR, from the coding sequence ATGAAGGGAAAGCAAGTCTGCTGGATCGGGCTGGGCCTTGTATGGCTGGCAGGCTGCACGGCCTCGCCAAAGCCTTCAGCCGTCGGAGAGGACCTTACGTCTCCGGCCACTGCGCTGGAGACCGGGGAGGTTGCACCAGACCCGCTGCCAGAGCTGTCCGCTAAAACGCATGCTGCTGGAGCGCCTGACTCGGCGGCAGTGGCTCGTCGACTGCAAGATCAGGCGCTGGTCACCCAGGTGCTGCTCGCCGTGAGTAATGCCCCAGCGCTGCGTGCCCACCTGCCTGTAGTGAAGGCGCAAGACGGCGTCGTTACGCTGCAGGGAAGTGTCCCTTCCGAAGCGCATCGGCAACAGATGGTGCAGGTGGTCCGGCGCCTGTCCGGGGTAACAGAGGTGATCGACAGGCTAATCGTCGAGATAACGTCCAGCCCGGCAGGCCAATACCATACGGTGCAGCCCGGCGAGACCCTCTGGGATATTGCGCGACGCTACGGACTATCGGTAACCCAACTACGCCGCATGAACGCGCTGCGCACCAGCACCATTCAGCCCGGACAACGACTTCGCGTGCGGTAG
- a CDS encoding proline dehydrogenase family protein — MPVKLPFVLARRFVAAESLEGTLPILRQLCAEGLYVTVDRLGEYVHDRQQALATRDAYLGLIDVLANERDAGHLRDANISLKLSSLGQKIDPAFCLDNLRQLLEAARPRDVFIRLDMEGSDLTESTLQIFEQVYADYPDHVGPVLQAYLKRTARDVARMCQLKARVRLCKGAYKEPPDIAYQDMPTIRARFIEYMQQLLREGRYPGIATHDDLLIEATRRFAAAHQISSERFEFQMLYGIRPETQRALVAQGYRMRVYVPYGTEWLPYFYRRLRERKENVWFVVKHLFRR; from the coding sequence ATGCCTGTAAAACTTCCTTTCGTGCTGGCGCGCCGTTTTGTTGCGGCAGAATCGCTGGAAGGCACGTTGCCAATCCTGCGGCAACTCTGCGCCGAAGGGCTCTACGTTACGGTAGATCGCCTGGGCGAATATGTCCACGATCGCCAGCAGGCTCTTGCGACGCGCGATGCTTATCTGGGTTTGATAGACGTGCTGGCCAACGAGCGCGACGCGGGCCACCTGCGCGACGCCAACATTTCGCTCAAGCTCTCCTCACTGGGTCAGAAAATCGACCCGGCCTTCTGTCTCGACAATTTGCGTCAGCTTCTTGAAGCGGCTCGTCCGCGCGACGTATTTATTCGCCTTGACATGGAAGGCAGTGATTTGACCGAATCAACCCTGCAAATTTTTGAACAGGTCTATGCCGACTATCCTGATCACGTGGGACCTGTACTTCAGGCTTACCTGAAACGTACTGCGCGCGACGTTGCCCGCATGTGCCAATTGAAAGCCCGCGTGCGCCTCTGCAAAGGCGCTTACAAAGAGCCTCCCGACATTGCCTATCAGGACATGCCCACCATTCGTGCTCGGTTCATTGAATACATGCAGCAACTCCTGCGGGAGGGACGCTATCCAGGCATTGCTACCCATGACGATCTGCTGATCGAGGCTACCCGACGCTTTGCGGCCGCGCACCAGATCAGCAGCGAACGCTTTGAATTTCAGATGCTCTACGGCATTCGTCCGGAGACGCAACGTGCGCTTGTCGCTCAGGGCTACCGAATGCGCGTGTACGTCCCGTACGGCACAGAATGGCTACCTTACTTTTACCGACGGTTGCGCGAGCGTAAAGAAAACGTCTGGTTTGTGGTCAAGCATCTGTTTCGCCGCTGA